The Medicago truncatula cultivar Jemalong A17 chromosome 4, MtrunA17r5.0-ANR, whole genome shotgun sequence genome includes a region encoding these proteins:
- the LOC11412462 gene encoding uncharacterized protein, whose amino-acid sequence MKVFVFMFMFMALMLRGCVTIKECTNIPTQSHTFRYELFASKNETWKKEVMSHYHVTPTDESAWATLLPRKILSEENQHDWALMYRKIKNLGVFKPPVGFLKEVPLGDVRLLEGSIHAVAQQTNLEYLLMLDVDRLIWSFRKTAGLPTPGNPYGGWEEPNTELRGHFVGHYLSASALMWASTKNDSLKEKMSALVAGLSACQEKIGTGYLSAFPPEFFDRFENIQPVWAPYYTIHKILAGLLDQYTVAGNPQALKMVTWMVDYFYDRVVNVISKYTVNRHYQSLNEETGGMNDVLYKLYSVTGDSKHLLLAHLFDKPCFLGLLAVQANDIADFHANTHIPIVVGSQMRYEVTGDPLYREIGSFFMDIVNSSHSYATGGTSVREFWSNPKRIADNLGTTENEESCTTYNMLKVSRHLFRWTKEVTYADYYERALTNGVLGIQRGTDPGVMIYMLPLGIGVSKAKTGHSWGNPFDTFWCCYGTGIESFSKLGDSIYFEEEGNSPSLYIIQYISSSFNWKSGKTLLTQTVVPAASSDPYLRVTFTFSSNEKTGTSSTLNFRVPSWSHADGAKAILNSEALSLPAPGNFLSITRQWSAGDKLTLQLPLIIRTEAIKDDRPEYASVQAILYGPYLLAGHTTRNWDIKADTNKAVADWITPIPSSYNSQLVSFSQDFDQSTFVITNSNQSLTMQKSPEPGTDVALQATFRLILKGAVSKTVMLEPIDLPGMIVSHQEPDQPLIVVDSSLGGPSSVFLVVPGLDGRNQTISLQSQSNKDCYVYSDMSSGSGVKLRCKSDSEASFNQAASFVSGKGLRQYHPISFVAKGGNQNFLLEPLFNFRDEHYTVYFNIQG is encoded by the exons ATGAAGGTTtttgtgtttatgtttatgtttatggcACTTATGCTGCGTGGTTGTGTTACTATTAAGGAATGCACTAACATTCCGACTCAGTCACATACGTTTCGGTATGAGCTATTTGCATCAAAGAATGAGACATGGAAGAAAGAAGTGATGTCTCATTATCATGTGACACCAACTGATGAATCTGCTTGGGCAACTTTGCTTCCAAGGAAGATCTTATCAGAAGAAAACCAACATGATTGGGCTTTAATGTATAGGAAAATCAAGAATTTGGGTGTGTTTAAGCCACCAGTGGGATTTCTGAAAGAAGTGCCACTTGGGGATGTGAGGTTGCTGGAAGGTTCGATTCACGCTGTGGCACAGCAGACTAATTTGGAGTATTTGTTGATGTTAGATGTTGATAGGTTGATTTGGAGCTTCAGGAAGACGGCTGGTTTACCGACTCCTGGTAATCCGTATGGAGGATGGGAGGAACCTAATACTGAACTCAGAGGGCATTTTGTTG GGCATTACCTGAGTGCATCAGCGCTAATGTGGGCCAGCACAAAGAACGATAGCCTGAAGGAGAAAATGTCGGCTCTTGTTGCCGGTCTATCCGCCTGTCAAGAAAAAATTGGAACAGGATATCTCTCTGCATTTCCGCCAGAGTTTTTTGATCGGTTTGAAAATATTCAACCTGTTTGGGCTCCCTATTACACCATTCACAAG ATTTTGGCCGGCCTGTTGGATCAGTATACTGTAGCTGGAAACCCTCAAGCTCTAAAAATGGTGACATGGATGGTCGATTACTTTTACGACCGAGTGGTGAATGTTATATCGAAGTACACTGTAAACAGACACTATCAATCACTGAATGAGGAAACTGGAGGAATGAATGATGTCCTTTACAAATTATACAGCGTAACG GGGGATTCAAAGCATCTATTGTTGGCTCACCTTTTCGACAAGCCATGCTTTTTAGGATTGCTTGCCGTACAG GCTAATGACATAGCTGACTTTCATGCTAATACACATATCCCAATTGTCGTTGGATCTCAAATGCGGTATGAAGTCACAGGTGATCCACTTTATAGG GAAATCGGGTCATTCTTTATGGATATTGTAAACTCTTCTCACAGCTATGCGACTGGAGGGACATCAGTCCGTGAGTTCTG GAGTAATCCAAAGAGAATTGCAGACAACCTTGGAACAACAGAGAATGAAGAATCATGCACAACTTATAATATGTTGAAG GTTTCACGGCACCTGTTCAGATGGACCAAAGAAGTCACTTATGCAGATTATTATGAGCGTGCCTTAACGAATGGTGTACTCGGAATTCAAAGAGGAACAGATCCTGGTGTGATGATTTATATGCTTCCTTTAGGTATTGGGGTTTCGAAAGCTAAAACTGGACATAGTTGGGGAAATCCATTTGACACTTTCTGGTGCTGCTACGGAACAG GAATTGAATCATTCTCAAAGCTGGGAGATTCCATCTATTTTGAAGAGGAAGGGAATAGTCCTAGTCTATACATCATTCAGTATATATCAAGCTCATTTAATTGGAAATCTGGGAAAACATTGCTCACCCAGACAGTTGTTCCAGCAGCTTCGTCGGACCCTTACCTGCGAGTGACATTTACCTTCTCTTCTAATGAG AAAACTGGGACTTCATCCACATTGAACTTTCGTGTACCATCTTGGAGTCACGCAGACGGTGCCAAGGCGATATTGAATTCTGAAGCTTTATCTCTTCCAGCTCCAG GGAATTTCTTGTCAATCACGCGACAGTGGAGTGCCGGTGACAAGCTGACCCTTCAATTGCCTCTTATCATCAGAACAGAAGCCATAAAAG ATGACAGACCGGAATATGCATCAGTTCAAGCTATTCTTTACGGGCCATATCTTCTTGCCGGTCACACCACCAGAAATTGGGACATCAAAGCCGATACTAACAAAGCTGTTGCAGACTGGATTACTCCAATTCCATCCAGTTACAATAGCCAACTAGTTTCTTTTTCACAAGACTTTGATCAATCAACTTTTGTTATAACAAACTCAAACCAATCACTTACAATGCAAAAATCACCTGAACCTGGCACTGATGTCGCTCTTCAAGCAACCTTTAGACTTATCCTAAAAGGCGCTGTTAGTAAAACTGTGATGCTAGAACCAATTGATCTTCCTGGAATGATTGTAAGTCACCAAGAACCAGACCAACCTCTTATTGTTGTAGATTCCTCCCTTGGCGGGCCTTCTTCAGTTTTTCTTGTGGTACCAGGCTTGGATGGACGAAATCAAACAATATCTTTACAATCACAAAGCAATAAAGATTGTTACGTGTATAGCGATATGAGCTCTGGTTCAGGAGTTAAGCTAAGGTGCAAGTCTGATTCTGAAGCTAGTTTTAACCAAGCAGCAAGTTTCGTTTCCGGGAAAGGATTAAGGCAATACCATCCTATCAGCTTTGTGGCTAAAGGAGGAAACCAGAATTTTCTTTTAGAGCCATTGTTCAACTTTAGGGATGAACACTATACAGTTTATTTCAACATTCAAGGTTGA